In the Arachis hypogaea cultivar Tifrunner chromosome 20, arahy.Tifrunner.gnm2.J5K5, whole genome shotgun sequence genome, TTGAAGTTTTCAATTTTGACCCTTTTTGACCATGTGCTGAATCTGTTTTatattggtgtttttttttttccttagctGAATTTGTTTGTGACAGGCAAAATCTAACAAGAGAACTAGTGTCTGAAGCGGATCCATTGTTGGATTTTGATCTAGAAAAGGGTCATAACGATGTCTTTCATTGGCACCCAGCAAAAGTGCAAGGCTTGTGAGAAAACTGTGTACCCTGTTGATCAGTTATCTGCTGATGGCACTGCATACCATAAAGCTTGTTTTAGATGCtctcattgcaagggaactttaaaggtttcttctttttcatatttggaaagtaaagataaaaaatatatgtatgcATGTTTTCTAATGTTTTAGCTTCAAGCCTGCATTGTTGAATTTATAGCATGAGAATATTGTTCAGTGCTCTCAAAATTTGGACTCTTCAATTTTAAACTTGTAAAATTTTGCTAGAGATTCTTGCTTTTATTCAGCGCTTTTTTCCATATTTTGATCTGAAACTATTGATTCTTTGTTAATGGTTAAAATGCTGCACTTTATTCTCTAAACCGGAATAGAATATTGCGACTTTGATGATTTGATCAGAAAGGAAGAAATGTGTGTGTAAAGTGAAGGTTGGAGTTTATGGAGTGTGAAATTATTCGCTCTGACATAGATCGGCCCGTAATTATAAATTTTGAACTACCATTTGTGTATCTGAGTTTACACTTTTAGTTACAGAATCACTACTACTGTTGATCACTTTTATGTTTCAGCTGAGCAACTATTCATCAATGGAAGGTGTCCTATACTGTAAGCCTCATTACGAGCAGCTCTTCAAGGAGACGGGCTCGTTCACCAAGAATTTCCAGTCATGTATGTGTGTCTTATTCTTCAAGGATAGAGCTATCTTCGTGTGATTTTTGAGTCGGATGCGTCTTTAATGGCCATTATTTCCTTTTGAACAGCTGCTAAGTTAGCTGACAAGGCAACTCCCGAGCTGGTAAAACAGTTAGATTTGTGTATTGTTTAAACTTCTTTGTGATTGGATTTTCATAAACTGTTCTATTACATTTGATTTTTATTCAATAACTACTGGAAATGGCATCTTCTAATTGTTCTAGACAAGGTCCCCTAGTAAAGCTGCTAGCATGTTTTCTGGGACACAAGAAAAGTGCGCTACATGTGGCAAAACTGCTTATCCGTTGGAAAAGGTTAGGACCCGAAAAACTCTAAACAGATTATTTTGTAGGGTCAATTACATATTGGATATAGTAGTGTTGTATATGAGTGTAACTATAAAACACTTAAGTTGAATATGTCTTTTCGGAATGCTTACTGGAGCATAATGAAGGTTAGTGTAAAGCGATATTCTCTTCCTTTTCCAGAAATATGGATTTGTTTTTGGCTAAATTGCCAACACAGAAACTCTTGTTGCTCGAACTTTTTTCCTTTTGTTGGTCCTGCTAAGCATTGACATTATTCTGTTCTAGACAAATCATACATTATCGTGCCTTTTCTGCAGAATAATATAATTGAACTTCATTTTTGATCCTTGTAACAAAGTAGACTTTGATAGAGTTGTGATCTTCATGGAATATGATAATTGTAGAGAAGAAATGTCTGTGTCTAAAGCTTAGTTCTGTGCCTAAGATGACACAACACCGGAAAGAAAACAGTATGTTTGCTTATGAATAGAAACTGGAGAATCTACTTTTTACACATTTGGACACACTCGCACTAAAACTGGACCCGACTAACTTCATTCAAGATAAATTCACATGTTTACAAGTTCCATCAAACCTTTTTGTTAGATAGCCTAAATATGAGTTATTAGATTTTGTGTTCTTCCAAGAATTTCCTGAATGAGTTATGCAGTTGTACATATTTACTTGAATTGAAATGGTAGTTTAAGAACAGCACTTGTTTGAGTGAGTGCAGGTAACAGTGGAAGGGCAGGCATATCACAAATCATGTTTCAAGTGTTCTCACGGCGGCTGTCCCATAACGCCGTCGAATTACGCAGCCCTCGAGGGCATTTTGTATTGCAAGCACCATTTCTCCCAGCTTTTTAAGGAGAAAGGCAGCTATAACCATCTTGTTAAGTCAGCATCGATCAAACGGGCAGCGACCTCTGTTCCAGATTCTTAAGAATCTTGGTGCCATCTCTTGCAGTTTCATTTTTCCcttccttttttaattttttctcttcttttttgatCTGTCATGAAAGTGTTTGTATgcgtggcttttttttttttttcttctctttttgcttcTATGATGGCTTGGTTGTTTCTTACATTTCTTTTTAAAACGTGTGGTGTGCCAATCTTGTGTGGTTTTATTTATCCAATGCACATTGACAAATGAGAGTGTGATTTTGCTAGATTTTTATTACCATAGTTTCTGACTCTGTTAGATCCCATTAGTATATTAGTTAGGGCTTATTTAAGAGAGTttataagaaaaaatttttatttttgaattattattttttaagagatcttttagaaaaataaaaataattttatgtttaaatattttatgtacatttttttatttatcatttatgtttagttataataatataaaagtattttgattgtttattatgtgaaaaataattttttaagtagcttttgttttaaaaaaataaattataacttttaaaaaaagatattttttatttttatagtatttttatttttattattaaaaatttgtcaaatgTGTTAAAAaagtattgaattttttttttgaaaaactatcAAAAGTACCAATGAAGTTTACCAACGCTGACAAAAATACCcataaattaagaaaattaatgTTGTACACATAAAAGATGAGTTCTGTACGACAAAAGTatcaaaactttaattttttgttgattttttaataaaattcctaaactatTCCACCCTTATCCAATTCTACTGTCATTTCCTCTCTTCTCacttctctcctcactttttcctCTCTCAAAAACCCTCACAGAGTTACAGAGCTCTCCTCCTACCTCTTCATTGTCGTCCGCTAGTGCGGAATtcaaagtccacaaactaaccggcaagtgcaccggggtcgtaccaagtaatacctcaggtgagtgagggtcgatcccacgaggattgaaggactaagcaacaatggttgattaatttacttagttagataaacagaaaatagtgttaagagttcaaaaagcattaaacagaagacaggcaaataaataagttgggaataaaatatggagaagcagttaaggcttcagagttatctattttccggattgacttttcttactaattattttaatcatgcaagattcaattcatggcaaactatacgtgactagaccctaattccttagacctttctagtcttctctaaaatttatcaactgccaatttcttggtcacttaattccaattagagggtgaagttcaattctagtttatatgccacaaaaatccttaattacccaaatataaaaggattatatgtcacgtatcccgttaaatccagataattaaaatttaggagaaattgttttcaagctgttgttcaagtaaagagcttttccaagttatacaagaattcaattagaaagagggtcatacttccgttccacccaaattcataaaataaataatgaaaacaattcttgaaatagaaatcaatacatgaattaaaatagagaaataatagtatcaatcattcaatagacagagctcctaaccttaacaatggaggtttagttgctcatggcaaAGAAAATGaggattctgataaaatgtattttggctGAAGTGGAATGGAAATCCCCTTCTATatctaattctaattaatttaaaatctatcttctaaaactaaaataatatcttttcctattttaaaataaaaattaaagtttaaatcagaattaattaaagcaatcagcacgtcttcaattgatggatggggaccacttgcttcgtagggtctacgcctaacttggagtgggcataaccattcttgtgtgaatctcccttgagtctctgctatcccctggctctagtctatgtttctgggccgaaaactaggtcgaaACCCggcctgaaatcgcccccagcgttttcttcgaattctgcatgtggcgcatgtcacgcgtacgcatcagtcacgcgtacgtgtcgatgatcttcttcgcgtgtcactcgtacgcgtcaggtacgcgcacgcatcgccaTGGACAGCTccgaatcacgcgtacgcgtcaggcatgcgcatgcgtcgctccttgctggtcagctccttggtttcttctctttctcttgcagaaactccatcaaatccatccgaatgctttctaaaataaacagaattgcacaagactcaaagtagcatccatagtggctaaaagataattaattcttgattaaactcaacaatttaaatgcaaattcactaggaaaagataggaaagttgctcacgcatcataacaccaaacttgaattgttgcttgtcctcaagcaaccaaactaatataggcttaggatgtgaatttgcatgagaatgagagttcgattaagctcatgtctcttcttatagtggggtttacaactgcaatcctgaatagttttggcatctcactctcctttgaatcagaaagaTGTCAGTGTCATTCgtaattagaatccggataatattatgaattctctgatcttttgttactcaatttaacccttgaacacaacaatttttcttttcttttgtgctttgcaccttgagccttgccatgactttaaatgttttgtctcaagcttcacttgacacagaaacaccacaagcacttaactggggaactctctttaagttctgatttttctttcagttactcccagacagtggtgctcaaagcctttggcatactctgctaattgtaattgatctcgactctaaatgttttgtctcaaggattacttgacacaagaacaccacaagcatatgactagggaaacaactctttgagctattaatcatgtctgacctccctagtcattgatactcagagccttggaccttgtttttatatcttttttttgctgtttcttttgcttcaaggattaaatttttgtttgtttcagagaagtcataataattctctaaatccctgtttcttgtacatcaacattctttgattcaaatttaaatatgcactgttcatgtcatgcattcagagtcacagaaaatactACCATATGTAAGTGAATAAGACTactcttcaatataaactcaatttctcatgcaatacatcacttctttttctttttctttttagattcaagttcagtgagcggTACATGAGACAAATAGAATGAAATTAATTCTAAGAACTGAAAGCACTAAAGACcatgcaggcaatcaaagcaacagaaaacagaaaataacaaaataagaacggaagagaaatagaatgaagggaactcaaccacctcagttatgctagtggccatctcattcctccatgaagaacattcatctccctttggtgctattaaaataagcagaaaagccataagcatagcgacaacaccaaacttaaaggtttgcttgtcctcaagcaaagaagaattgaaaacaaaaacaaatagtaagatgaaagaataataaaaggataaaagaacaagagagaattaggattggggggtggatgatttgaaatcaggcgctgaggAGTTTAATTtgggcgtcgcatgcgacgcgtacgcgtctggcATGCGTATGCGTGCCCTTGGTTTGTGCGAATCGCGCGAAGGCGgccgcgcgcacgcacaactctctgctcGCATGGCTTAGGAACAAAATTTtcagatgacgcgtgcgcgtcatgcacgcgcacgcgtgggtggccaATTTCGGAaaggatgcgcacgcgtcagggacgcgtacgcgtgatcaagtttgtgcctctagcacacttccagcctcaagctatcacaactctctgcccaagcACTTGTTGACGCCGTTTTcagggccacgcgtatgcgtcagggacgcgcacgcgtggttggCTATTTgagcaaacgacgcgcacgcgtcagagacgcgtacgcgtgatgcggcTTATGCGcccagcacagttccagccccactccagctcaactctctgtccaattttatttttcacgcacacacatatgacgcgtacgcgtcagtgacgcttgtGCGTCGTGTGctcgtttttttttatgttgcctGAAGTGTTCGGTTCTTgttataaaatagctgcatgatcagaaaaaaatagtaaaaactcaataacaatcaaataagtaagaaaactcctactacaaaaaataacttaggatacaaaattatcgggttgcctcccgacaagcacttctttaacgtcactagcttgacagtcagTTTTGCTAATTCAGCAGATGAGCGGACCTCTAGCGAtcgatctcgcctccaagatagtgcttcaacctctggccattcattgtaaatttcctgtcagaattctcttcctatattttcacataaccatatggtgaagctctggtaaccacaaacggtcctgaccaccgggatttcagcttcccgggaaagagtttgagccttgaattatatagaagcactctctgtcctggctcaaagactctgatggcaatcttcttgtcatgcagtaaCTTGGTTCTCTCTTTATAGAGCTTGgtattctcataggctgaatatctgaattcgtcaagctcattcaactgaagcattcgcttgattcctgcagcttctgaatcaagattcagatatcggattgcccagtaagctttatgctccagctcaactggcaagtgacaggctttgccatagaccaactgataagggaaaatgccaataggagtcttgtaagctttccggtatgcccaaagagcatcatcaagcttcctagaccagtcctttcttgaaacactgacggtcttctctagatcCGCTTGAGTTCCtggttggaaacttcaacctgtccacttgtctgagggtgatagggggttgccactttatgacggactccatatctctgcagaagagagtccagctgtctgttatagaagtgacttcctccatcactaatgaatgtccttgggacaccaaaccggctaaagatatatctctgaagaaaatgcattaccaccttggcatcattggtgggcagagccacagcttccacccacttggacacataatcaactgccactagaatatagttgtttgaatgtgaggataggaaaggtcccatgaaatcaataccccacacatcaaataactcaacctcaagaatttcCTGCTGTgacatttcatggttggcagggagatttgtggctttttcacatctgtcacagtgcttcacaaatgctcgagtctctgaagagagtcggccaataaaacccgctctgaaggacctttgtagctgtcctttcaccaccaaagtgaccTCCATACTTAGAACCATAACAGTGCCTAAGAATCTGctgtttttcttcatctgggacacatctccggatgacaccatctgaacaccttttaaaaaaggtatggttcctcccaaatgtagtacttcgcatcagtcaatagcttcttcacttgttgcctactgtactcccttggaataaaattcatggccttataatttgcaatgtctgcaaaccatggagcctgctgaatgaggaacaattgctcatctggaaacgtctcagtcacagctgtgggtggttgcacTCCTGCTTTAGGCTCAATCCTGgaaagatggtcagctacttgattttctgacccttttctgtctttcatctcaatatcaaactcctgaaggagcaacacccatctgattaatcttggtttagaatcctgcttggttagaaggtacttcaaagcagcatggttAGTATAAACAAtgaccttagaaccaagtaaataggacctaaacttatcaacaacatacacaatagctaataattccttttctgtagttgtgtaattcttttgggcatcatttaacacacgactggcatagtaaatgacatgtacaagcttaccatgcccctgtcctaaaacagctcctatagcaaagtcactggcatcacacatcaactcaaatggtaaatcccaataagggggagctataatgggagcagaggtaagatTTGCTTTTagagttcaaaagcatgcagacaatcaaaatcaaagacaaaaggaacatcagcaaccaaTAGGTTGCTTaacagtttagcaattttagaaaaatcctttataaatcttctataaaattctgcatgacctaagaaactcttgactg is a window encoding:
- the LOC112783844 gene encoding LIM domain-containing protein WLIM2b; this translates as MSFIGTQQKCKACEKTVYPVDQLSADGTAYHKACFRCSHCKGTLKLSNYSSMEGVLYCKPHYEQLFKETGSFTKNFQSSAKLADKATPELTRSPSKAASMFSGTQEKCATCGKTAYPLEKVTVEGQAYHKSCFKCSHGGCPITPSNYAALEGILYCKHHFSQLFKEKGSYNHLVKSASIKRAATSVPDS